A genomic segment from Flammeovirga pectinis encodes:
- a CDS encoding BamA/TamA family outer membrane protein — protein MENINRKLKIALLLIAQLLICQFSFSQGFGDRVEGKMKFIPLPFLDYDLSSGATVGALPMLMFNTSEKDTVSPSSVIGVLGTNSENKSWIGLAFGKIYLDEDNWRLTGAIGRGDYHFQHFVGGPVNMWSKYNTNYQFAFLSVEKKIYQDMYIGVNYFHNSYDSESEIQLEKQKRQKFNGLGISFSIDKRSNVSYPTSGYLLDIDYNTYPSIFGNTKESNQIEIAFNHYKSCRKGKDVLATRVFTGIGIGNIDFNQQFIVGDTDIRGYSNGQYRGNFLISAQAEYRYNFSNRIGAVGFVGAATVFGANNEEHNGKFLPSAGIGFRYTYLKDTNSKLGFDVAKGDGDWGFYFRISESF, from the coding sequence ATGGAGAATATTAATAGAAAACTTAAAATAGCATTATTATTAATTGCTCAATTACTGATCTGCCAATTCAGTTTTAGTCAGGGGTTTGGCGACCGTGTTGAAGGTAAGATGAAATTTATTCCACTGCCCTTTCTTGATTATGACCTCTCATCAGGTGCTACTGTTGGTGCATTACCGATGCTGATGTTTAACACATCAGAAAAAGATACAGTCTCTCCTTCTTCTGTAATTGGTGTATTAGGAACAAATTCAGAAAATAAAAGTTGGATTGGTTTAGCTTTCGGTAAAATTTATTTAGACGAAGATAATTGGCGACTTACAGGCGCTATTGGACGTGGAGATTATCATTTTCAACACTTTGTTGGAGGCCCAGTAAATATGTGGTCTAAGTACAACACAAATTATCAATTCGCTTTTCTAAGTGTAGAAAAAAAGATATATCAAGATATGTATATTGGAGTCAATTACTTTCACAATTCGTATGACTCAGAATCAGAAATTCAACTCGAAAAGCAAAAACGACAAAAATTTAATGGTCTTGGAATATCATTTTCTATAGATAAAAGATCAAACGTATCTTACCCTACTAGTGGTTACCTTCTAGATATTGATTATAATACTTACCCTTCAATATTTGGAAATACGAAAGAATCTAATCAAATAGAAATAGCATTTAATCATTATAAATCTTGTAGAAAAGGTAAAGATGTATTAGCAACCAGAGTATTTACAGGTATAGGTATTGGCAATATAGACTTCAACCAACAATTTATAGTTGGAGATACTGATATTAGAGGCTATTCTAATGGACAATATAGAGGTAACTTTTTAATTAGTGCCCAAGCAGAATATAGATATAATTTTTCTAATAGAATTGGTGCTGTTGGCTTTGTCGGTGCTGCTACTGTTTTCGGTGCAAATAATGAAGAGCATAATGGTAAATTCCTACCCTCTGCAGGTATCGGATTTAGATACACATACTTAAAAGACACCAATTCAAAATTAGGGTTTGATGTTGCAAAAGGTGATGGAGATTGGGGGTTTTATTTTAGAATTTCTGAATCTTTTTAA
- the nrfH gene encoding cytochrome c nitrite reductase small subunit, producing the protein MMFKKLIPPKQWQPVVAALIGAIVGLAIYTAYNARVGSYLSDDPTTCVNCHVMTPEFESWKHSSHREVATCNDCHVPHTSVFAKYGFKAKDGLYHSYVYTTRSEPQVIRMHEAGQEVVQANCIRCHGDQVTDAKTVAMVPDNYKHRTERQCWECHRETPHGRVKSLSSVGLGIEQLPVQYDKKLIVPEWLKNALSK; encoded by the coding sequence ATGATGTTTAAAAAACTCATACCACCAAAACAATGGCAACCTGTAGTCGCAGCACTAATAGGAGCAATTGTCGGACTTGCAATTTACACTGCATACAATGCACGTGTAGGTTCATACTTGTCTGACGATCCTACTACCTGTGTCAATTGCCATGTTATGACACCAGAATTTGAAAGTTGGAAACACAGTTCACACCGAGAGGTAGCAACATGTAACGACTGTCACGTTCCCCATACAAGTGTATTTGCAAAATACGGTTTCAAAGCCAAAGATGGATTATATCACTCATATGTGTATACCACAAGGTCTGAACCTCAAGTAATAAGAATGCACGAAGCCGGGCAAGAAGTAGTACAAGCAAATTGTATTCGTTGTCATGGCGATCAGGTTACTGATGCAAAAACTGTTGCAATGGTTCCTGATAACTACAAACACAGAACTGAGAGACAGTGTTGGGAGTGTCACAGAGAAACTCCTCACGGAAGAGTAAAAAGTTTATCTTCTGTTGGATTAGGTATTGAACAATTACCTGTTCAGTACGACAAAAAATTAATTGTACCAGAATGGCTGAAAAATGCCCTTAGTAAATAA
- the nrfA gene encoding ammonia-forming cytochrome c nitrite reductase, with translation MSSKLKNWLLFIATCLVVILLAMLGSNITERKSESQFAYQPQVKITEFEPRNEVWGENFPRQYQSFMKTKEMNFSTMLNGNQEKDILEDSPELVVLWAGYGFSKDYNAPRGHGYAIKDIRETLRTGGPTGPGTGPMPSTCWTCKSPDVPRLMNEIGISEFYAGKWADKGAEIVNPIGCADCHDNKTMALKISRPALIEAFESMGKDINDASHQEMRSLVCAQCHVEYYFNKKEPKKGVPYLTFPWANGMTVEGAEKYYDDINFSDWTHSMSKTPMLKAQHPGYETFQQGIHAKRGVSCADCHMPYKTEGGQKFTDHHIQSPLSNPANSCQVCHRQEEKELIENVYSNQRKVKERTKRLEKILVRTHVEAKKAWDLGATEAQMKPILMDIRHAQWRWDYAVASHGGSFHAPVEISRIVTTATDKAQEARIKLARLLADLGYDKEVPYPAIETKAKAQKYIGLDMPKLEKEKKTFEKNIIPKWLEQAKAREAKYPTETVSSK, from the coding sequence ATGAGTTCTAAATTAAAAAATTGGCTTTTATTCATTGCTACTTGCTTAGTTGTCATCCTTTTGGCTATGTTAGGTAGTAATATCACAGAAAGAAAGAGTGAATCACAGTTCGCTTACCAACCACAGGTTAAAATTACAGAATTTGAACCTAGAAATGAGGTTTGGGGCGAAAACTTCCCTCGCCAATATCAATCATTCATGAAAACTAAAGAGATGAATTTCTCTACAATGTTGAATGGTAATCAAGAAAAAGATATTTTAGAAGACTCTCCAGAACTAGTTGTATTATGGGCTGGTTATGGTTTCTCTAAAGATTATAACGCTCCAAGAGGACACGGTTATGCAATTAAAGATATCCGTGAAACTTTAAGAACAGGTGGACCAACTGGACCGGGTACTGGACCAATGCCTAGTACTTGTTGGACTTGTAAATCTCCTGATGTTCCTAGATTAATGAACGAAATTGGTATTTCGGAATTTTATGCAGGAAAATGGGCAGATAAGGGTGCTGAAATTGTAAACCCTATTGGTTGTGCAGATTGTCACGATAACAAAACAATGGCTTTAAAAATCTCAAGACCCGCTTTAATCGAAGCATTTGAGTCTATGGGTAAAGATATTAACGATGCATCTCATCAAGAAATGCGTTCATTAGTTTGTGCACAATGTCACGTTGAATATTACTTCAATAAAAAAGAACCAAAGAAAGGTGTTCCTTACTTAACGTTCCCTTGGGCAAACGGTATGACTGTTGAAGGTGCTGAAAAATATTATGATGACATTAACTTTAGTGATTGGACACACTCAATGTCTAAAACACCAATGTTAAAAGCTCAACACCCTGGTTATGAAACATTCCAACAAGGTATTCACGCAAAAAGAGGCGTTTCTTGTGCAGATTGTCATATGCCATATAAAACTGAAGGTGGACAGAAATTCACTGATCACCATATTCAATCTCCTTTATCAAACCCTGCAAACTCATGTCAGGTTTGTCATCGTCAAGAAGAAAAAGAGTTGATTGAAAATGTTTATTCTAACCAAAGAAAAGTGAAAGAACGTACTAAACGTTTAGAAAAAATTCTTGTTAGAACTCACGTAGAAGCTAAAAAAGCTTGGGATCTTGGTGCTACTGAAGCTCAAATGAAACCAATCTTAATGGATATCAGACATGCACAATGGAGATGGGATTATGCAGTTGCATCTCACGGTGGTAGTTTCCACGCTCCTGTAGAAATTAGTAGAATTGTTACTACTGCTACAGATAAAGCACAAGAAGCACGTATTAAATTGGCTCGTTTATTAGCTGATTTAGGATACGACAAAGAAGTGCCTTACCCAGCAATTGAAACTAAAGCGAAAGCTCAAAAATATATTGGTTTAGATATGCCAAAATTGGAGAAAGAAAAGAAAACTTTCGAAAAGAATATCATTCCTAAATGGTTAGAGCAAGCAAAAGCTCGTGAAGCTAAATACCCAACTGAAACGGTATCTAGTAAATAG
- the ccsA gene encoding cytochrome c biogenesis protein → MQKVFKLLFSNKLTLVCLITYGFAMANATFIENDFGTPAARGSVYDALWFEILQAILGINFIGNIFKYKLLRKEKLGVLTFHLAFIIILAGAFVTRYAGYEGNLRIREGSSSNELISLERYFQAHIHGKSLNKEISEKSKFTILKQPDVSWTEENKGDKITIQPKEYIPDAVQSIVEGEVSDAVIEIVTASETGRSSIYLEKGKSRFLSGIEVTFDNPKEGAINIKETANDYSIHAPNRLTYFIMASQSSGATEENTEDKLQQRALYQMGDLRFVIKDIHDGMRLGYSPAQTKKMKAQAADLLFVDVTVNDETEEVILASLSGVITPFKNINLGGYHIEVSYAPIITKLPFSLFLNNFEMEKYPGSENPSAYSSEVIVQDGDKTFPYTIFMNNVLDYRGYRFFQASFDQDELGTVLSVNKDRPGTIITYIGYSLMTIGMMMTFFERKSRFRLISGKLSKLKASQSVTLLAGLFFFIPLFKSNGQVLEEEQTLERSQHIDKEHAKKFGTLLVQDMDGRLKPINTLSSEFLRKLTRKTSYTLEMKDGSSEKMDNDQLFLALHIDPMYWQAAPLIKIDGDAGQGIFNIIQKEQADLVSFDDLINMEGDYLLRNAVDKAQQKKPSERGELDKELIKVDERFNILFQGLSGNYLKIFPAKDDPNNNWFNANFISNPFGAAEDSAFVRNIMKVYYMEIFKARSSDDWTDAELNLSYVRTFQKVMGKEIYLSDQAITSELWYNKLNIFNNLFPIYWLLGVYLLVIALLKVFKNSKGTRLAYNFGVGFEMVAFFAFTFNLILRWYIAQYPPWTNGYEMLILVAWSLFLFGFIFYRKSDFILPLVSLFGGTLLFVSFLDWLNPEITNLVPVLKSYWLKIHVAIIVSSYAPLALSALLGFINLIFMVVQNKRFKNPILELTYISELSMTIGLYMLAIGTFLGGVWANESWGRYWGWDPKETWALISVIVYSVVLHFRLVPALKGNYTFNLASLVAFSSIVMTSFGVNYYLTGLHSYATGDPVPVPTFVYYVAALIVVLGSTAYYRESSKTNK, encoded by the coding sequence ATGCAAAAAGTTTTTAAACTCCTGTTCTCAAACAAACTAACATTGGTTTGTTTAATTACTTATGGCTTTGCTATGGCAAATGCTACATTTATTGAGAATGACTTCGGAACACCTGCTGCGCGTGGGTCTGTGTATGATGCACTTTGGTTTGAAATTCTTCAAGCCATTTTAGGTATCAACTTTATTGGAAATATTTTCAAATATAAATTATTAAGAAAAGAAAAACTTGGTGTCCTAACTTTTCACCTTGCTTTCATTATCATTCTTGCTGGTGCATTTGTAACTAGATATGCTGGTTACGAAGGTAATCTTAGAATTAGAGAAGGTAGTAGCAGTAACGAACTAATCTCTTTAGAACGTTATTTCCAAGCCCATATTCACGGTAAAAGCCTAAATAAAGAAATTAGTGAAAAGAGTAAATTCACAATTTTAAAACAGCCTGATGTTTCTTGGACAGAAGAAAATAAAGGTGATAAAATTACAATTCAACCTAAAGAATATATTCCTGATGCAGTACAATCTATTGTTGAAGGAGAGGTTTCTGATGCGGTTATTGAAATAGTAACAGCAAGTGAAACAGGGAGAAGTAGCATTTACTTAGAAAAAGGAAAAAGTAGATTTCTCTCTGGGATTGAAGTTACTTTTGACAACCCAAAAGAAGGAGCTATAAACATTAAAGAAACAGCTAATGATTATAGTATACATGCTCCTAATCGACTTACTTACTTTATAATGGCAAGTCAGTCTAGTGGTGCAACAGAAGAAAATACAGAAGATAAACTACAACAACGTGCTTTGTACCAAATGGGCGATTTACGTTTTGTAATTAAAGATATTCATGATGGAATGCGTTTGGGGTACTCTCCAGCTCAAACCAAAAAGATGAAAGCTCAAGCTGCTGATTTACTTTTTGTTGATGTTACAGTGAATGATGAAACTGAGGAAGTAATTTTAGCAAGTTTAAGTGGTGTTATAACTCCTTTTAAAAACATAAACTTAGGAGGGTATCATATTGAAGTTTCTTATGCTCCAATTATTACTAAACTTCCTTTCTCTTTATTTTTAAATAATTTTGAGATGGAAAAATATCCTGGTTCAGAAAATCCTTCTGCTTATTCTAGTGAAGTAATTGTTCAAGATGGAGATAAAACATTTCCTTACACTATTTTTATGAACAATGTACTTGATTATAGAGGGTATAGATTCTTTCAAGCTTCTTTTGATCAAGATGAATTAGGAACAGTTCTTTCTGTCAACAAAGACAGACCAGGTACTATAATTACATACATCGGTTACTCATTAATGACTATTGGTATGATGATGACTTTCTTTGAAAGAAAATCTCGTTTTAGATTGATAAGCGGTAAATTATCTAAATTAAAAGCATCTCAATCGGTAACACTACTTGCTGGATTATTCTTCTTCATTCCTTTATTTAAATCAAATGGACAAGTACTTGAGGAAGAACAAACTCTTGAGCGATCTCAGCATATTGATAAAGAACATGCAAAAAAATTCGGAACATTACTTGTTCAAGATATGGATGGTAGGTTGAAACCGATCAACACATTGAGTTCTGAATTTTTAAGAAAGCTAACTAGAAAGACATCTTATACATTAGAAATGAAAGATGGCTCGTCTGAAAAGATGGATAATGATCAGTTATTTCTTGCATTACACATTGACCCTATGTATTGGCAAGCTGCTCCTCTAATAAAAATTGATGGCGATGCTGGACAAGGAATTTTTAATATCATACAAAAAGAACAAGCTGATTTAGTTTCTTTCGATGATTTAATTAACATGGAAGGCGACTATCTTTTGAGGAATGCTGTTGATAAAGCTCAACAAAAAAAGCCATCCGAAAGAGGTGAATTAGATAAAGAGTTAATTAAAGTTGATGAACGTTTTAATATTCTTTTCCAAGGTTTATCTGGAAATTACTTAAAGATATTTCCTGCAAAAGACGACCCTAATAACAACTGGTTTAATGCCAATTTTATTAGCAATCCTTTTGGTGCTGCAGAAGATTCAGCCTTTGTAAGAAATATAATGAAGGTTTATTATATGGAAATTTTCAAAGCACGTTCTTCTGATGATTGGACAGATGCTGAATTAAATTTATCCTATGTGAGAACTTTCCAAAAAGTGATGGGTAAAGAGATTTATCTTTCAGACCAAGCAATAACATCAGAACTTTGGTATAACAAATTGAATATCTTCAATAACTTATTTCCAATTTACTGGTTACTTGGTGTTTATCTTTTAGTAATTGCTTTATTAAAAGTGTTTAAAAATTCAAAAGGAACAAGGTTAGCCTATAACTTTGGGGTCGGATTTGAAATGGTAGCCTTCTTTGCATTTACATTTAACTTAATCTTAAGATGGTATATCGCACAATATCCACCTTGGACTAACGGTTACGAAATGCTTATTTTAGTGGCATGGTCATTATTCCTATTTGGATTTATCTTTTACAGAAAAAGTGATTTTATTCTACCTCTAGTATCACTATTTGGGGGAACACTATTATTTGTAAGTTTCTTAGATTGGTTAAATCCTGAAATCACAAATTTAGTTCCTGTTTTAAAATCATATTGGTTAAAAATTCATGTTGCAATTATTGTGAGTAGTTACGCCCCACTTGCATTATCTGCATTATTAGGGTTTATCAATCTAATCTTTATGGTTGTTCAAAATAAACGCTTTAAGAATCCAATATTAGAACTTACATATATAAGTGAATTGTCTATGACAATTGGTTTATATATGCTAGCAATTGGTACATTCTTAGGTGGTGTTTGGGCAAACGAATCATGGGGTAGATATTGGGGTTGGGACCCTAAAGAAACTTGGGCCTTAATTTCTGTTATTGTTTATAGTGTTGTACTTCATTTTAGATTAGTACCAGCTTTAAAAGGAAATTATACTTTTAACCTTGCAAGTTTAGTAGCCTTTTCTTCTATTGTAATGACATCGTTTGGTGTGAATTACTACCTAACAGGACTACATTCTTATGCAACAGGAGATCCAGTTCCTGTACCTACATTTGTTTATTATGTAGCTGCACTTATTGTCGTTCTTGGTTCAACAGCCTATTATAGAGAGAGTTCAAAAACTAATAAATAG
- a CDS encoding NAD(P)H-dependent oxidoreductase — MKHLIVFSHLNPESFTKAIVNEVISASEERGDEVKVTDLYSENFDPVLKFPDIQGMFMGGETPSDVKRYQDDISWAEHITFVFPLWWGQMPAMLKGYIDRVFASGFAFKYTETGVDAMLTGKTSNVIIPHGSPTEYYEGSDMYKSLTRIFDGGVFGFCGIKSEITYFGAVPTTSDEVRKKYLLETKNLFK; from the coding sequence ATGAAGCATTTAATTGTATTTTCTCACTTAAATCCTGAAAGCTTTACAAAAGCTATTGTAAATGAGGTAATCTCTGCTAGTGAAGAACGAGGTGATGAAGTAAAAGTAACGGATCTGTATAGTGAAAACTTTGACCCAGTTTTAAAGTTTCCTGATATTCAAGGAATGTTTATGGGTGGAGAAACACCAAGTGATGTAAAACGATATCAAGATGATATTTCCTGGGCGGAACACATCACGTTTGTTTTTCCTCTATGGTGGGGACAAATGCCTGCCATGTTAAAAGGTTATATAGATAGAGTATTTGCAAGTGGATTTGCTTTTAAATATACAGAAACAGGAGTGGATGCAATGCTTACAGGTAAAACATCCAATGTTATTATTCCTCACGGTTCTCCTACAGAATATTATGAAGGATCAGATATGTACAAATCCTTAACAAGGATATTTGATGGTGGTGTATTTGGATTCTGTGGAATAAAATCAGAAATAACCTATTTTGGTGCAGTACCTACAACATCCGATGAAGTTCGTAAAAAATATCTCCTAGAAACAAAGAATTTATTTAAATAA
- a CDS encoding thioredoxin family protein, whose amino-acid sequence MKLYTLSILLFIFSSFSIVNAQTAGNSNPPPITDKISNEGWLNDAHKASLLMEKNNAPLIINFTGSDWCGWCKKIKAEIFDTAEFKAWVKENKVVLLELDFPRTIQQSDLLKAQNQSLAQQFQVKGYPTIFVIKGKEVIQTGYVKGGPESWIKSVEANIEI is encoded by the coding sequence ATGAAATTATATACATTATCAATTCTACTTTTCATTTTCAGTAGTTTTTCAATAGTAAATGCTCAAACTGCAGGGAATTCAAATCCACCACCTATCACAGACAAAATATCTAATGAAGGTTGGTTAAATGATGCACATAAAGCATCACTATTAATGGAAAAAAACAATGCTCCTTTAATTATTAATTTTACAGGAAGTGATTGGTGTGGATGGTGTAAGAAAATTAAAGCAGAAATTTTTGATACTGCTGAATTTAAAGCCTGGGTTAAAGAAAATAAAGTGGTTTTGTTAGAACTTGATTTTCCTAGAACAATTCAGCAATCAGATTTATTAAAAGCACAAAATCAATCTTTAGCACAACAATTTCAAGTTAAAGGTTACCCTACAATTTTTGTAATAAAAGGCAAAGAGGTAATTCAAACAGGCTATGTAAAAGGTGGACCAGAAAGCTGGATTAAAAGCGTAGAAGCAAATATTGAGATATAA
- a CDS encoding T9SS type A sorting domain-containing protein, with the protein MKRMTLQLLFIITIYCCLSINCIAQRIITFGHNLNENTNNSILSWDLNGESLNPVAANFSVYIADNQVDIPLNVSTISEDYQYRITVDFSDFDLSDGAIIKLKTTILETLVTASQNYFFDNSPPIISQVEIWSDNDDNIVTPGDSVYLRISANEQISFVNGTIHNHEFDTKTINTHTIILSRKFSTVDPYFYEPLPFLITIEDLAGNAIPVSETTNSSSVHYQVNNGSSNVITAPDEDYFCHLLLNTTITGSSTSIEIDGRAFSTSSSIEVPTEGMDIHWEVSFDDGPWNEIPNSSTDNLYIEAVPTSGSYRYRRVISYYEDSDISNDVEIEVFDVESQIVNLYPLDSTYDVNATQGINLSTSVDSDQVTIEITGNGVVSNQFFSNQAGVGQHIIHYRIYDEHCEGNYTKTLYVNDEQTALQLNASYCQFDLPINLQLSGQLSGFSGLTLSHFSGKGVVHSTHQFDPTRVIEQSNVEGEGVETLIKAYFTDSDYVVRDSIAQNVTVYKPYRLHLSVLQDTLFLHSNVQDFTISANVGALTTPSINYYLDDVLVSTTPYNFSAATSGIGTYRLKAIFTDPNSCETADDLIIKVTSPPNVPTPTTIISAEDSLSLLSLYTEMNIPVNVLEPIRNWDYFYTNTDGKITGLLLFGLGESRNLPDQIAAFKDLEVLKIYNTHLTTISDSLWHLPNLWLLDLSFNLLEDEDIEGVNNLPALRTFWVHHNKLTKVPKVKGMTTLHHLFANHNEINKVENNLNNVPHLKKLDLSFNQLVDMHESLENKDELEYLNLRHNKFTEWDYPLNSTLVDINLSDNLLESIQLPASIHQASLMGNKLFFNDLENIQIQNIHYSNQKFDLYHEVIQIEIENDYIYELQNKIDRVVYTWYKDNVQIGDSLFIQNASNLDGGRYVCIATHPNWTSLIIEVAVVTIGIGCNEINDILLLTDRRTSFCAQEEILLSVNSIVNDNNVFYNWYNNDELLSTTSKDISLHETGNYHLQVTSNNGCIYYSDTVVINQSDTIATPKLVYRNDRIEIVNIDTTKYYSWYYNNELIAQIDTFIYPSNLGEYKVISTNNTACNSAEGIINISDKSLLTSLYNQLITIGAKVYPIPSSDIITVELSNLTSVNNVTFHTLTGKSFDVGFSNKKNQLLVDVHHLKVGVYIMELSVISKKKFYQKIIIN; encoded by the coding sequence ATGAAAAGGATGACATTGCAGTTGTTATTCATCATTACAATTTATTGTTGCTTATCAATCAATTGTATAGCACAACGTATAATCACTTTTGGACATAATTTGAACGAAAATACCAATAATTCTATTTTATCATGGGACTTAAATGGAGAGAGCTTAAATCCTGTAGCCGCAAATTTCAGTGTATATATAGCAGATAATCAAGTAGACATACCACTAAATGTAAGTACTATTTCTGAAGATTATCAATATAGAATAACAGTAGATTTTTCAGATTTTGATTTATCCGATGGAGCGATTATAAAATTGAAAACCACAATTCTAGAGACTTTAGTAACTGCATCTCAAAATTATTTTTTTGATAACTCACCTCCCATAATTAGTCAAGTTGAAATATGGTCTGATAATGATGATAATATAGTTACACCTGGTGATTCTGTCTATTTAAGAATATCCGCAAATGAGCAAATTTCGTTTGTAAATGGCACTATTCATAACCACGAATTTGATACCAAAACTATAAATACACACACAATAATTTTAAGTAGGAAATTTTCTACTGTAGATCCATATTTTTATGAGCCATTACCATTTTTAATAACCATAGAAGATCTAGCAGGCAATGCTATTCCCGTTTCAGAAACAACAAATAGTTCTAGCGTTCATTATCAAGTAAATAATGGCTCATCAAATGTTATAACTGCTCCAGACGAAGATTATTTTTGTCATTTATTACTTAATACAACAATAACAGGGTCTTCTACATCTATTGAAATTGATGGTAGAGCATTTTCTACTTCATCCTCAATCGAAGTACCAACAGAAGGAATGGATATACATTGGGAAGTATCTTTTGATGATGGACCTTGGAATGAGATTCCTAATAGTAGTACGGACAATTTATATATAGAAGCAGTACCCACTTCTGGGAGTTATAGATATAGGAGAGTAATTTCTTATTATGAAGATTCAGATATTAGTAACGACGTCGAAATTGAAGTGTTTGATGTCGAAAGTCAGATTGTCAACTTGTACCCTTTAGATTCTACGTATGATGTAAACGCAACCCAAGGTATTAATTTATCAACATCTGTAGATAGTGATCAGGTAACAATTGAGATAACAGGTAATGGAGTTGTTTCTAATCAATTTTTTTCTAATCAAGCAGGAGTAGGGCAGCATATTATTCATTATAGAATTTATGACGAACATTGTGAAGGGAATTACACTAAAACGTTGTATGTGAATGATGAACAAACTGCTCTTCAGTTGAATGCAAGTTATTGTCAATTTGATTTACCTATAAATCTGCAACTATCTGGTCAATTAAGTGGTTTTTCAGGGCTAACACTTTCTCACTTTTCTGGAAAAGGAGTTGTTCACTCAACGCATCAATTTGATCCAACCAGAGTAATTGAGCAATCAAATGTAGAAGGAGAAGGAGTTGAAACTTTAATAAAGGCATATTTTACAGATTCAGATTATGTTGTTAGAGATTCAATAGCACAAAATGTAACTGTTTATAAACCTTACCGTCTACATTTATCGGTACTTCAAGATACATTGTTTTTACACTCAAATGTTCAAGATTTTACAATATCGGCTAATGTAGGAGCACTAACTACGCCATCAATCAATTACTATTTAGATGATGTTCTCGTTAGTACTACACCTTATAATTTTAGTGCAGCTACAAGTGGCATTGGGACTTATCGTTTAAAAGCGATATTTACTGACCCCAATTCATGTGAGACAGCAGACGACCTGATTATAAAAGTCACAAGTCCACCAAATGTTCCCACTCCAACTACTATTATTTCTGCAGAAGACTCTTTGTCTCTTTTATCATTATACACAGAAATGAACATTCCAGTAAATGTTTTAGAACCTATCCGTAATTGGGATTATTTTTATACTAATACTGATGGTAAGATTACAGGTCTTTTATTATTTGGATTAGGAGAATCAAGAAATCTACCAGATCAAATTGCCGCTTTTAAAGACCTTGAAGTTTTGAAAATATATAATACACATTTAACTACTATATCAGATAGTTTGTGGCATCTTCCTAATTTATGGCTCTTGGATTTGTCTTTTAATTTATTAGAAGATGAGGATATAGAAGGTGTAAATAATTTACCAGCATTGCGTACATTTTGGGTACATCATAATAAATTGACAAAAGTACCAAAAGTAAAAGGTATGACTACTTTACACCATTTATTTGCGAACCATAACGAGATAAACAAAGTTGAAAATAATCTTAATAATGTTCCTCATTTAAAAAAACTTGACCTCTCTTTTAATCAATTGGTAGATATGCATGAGAGTTTGGAGAACAAAGACGAATTAGAATATCTTAATTTGCGTCATAATAAATTTACGGAATGGGATTATCCTTTAAACTCAACTTTAGTTGATATTAATTTAAGTGATAATTTATTGGAAAGTATTCAGTTGCCAGCTTCAATACATCAAGCTAGTTTAATGGGTAATAAATTGTTTTTTAATGATTTAGAAAATATTCAAATTCAAAATATTCACTACTCAAACCAAAAATTTGATTTATATCATGAAGTTATACAAATAGAAATTGAGAATGATTATATCTATGAATTACAAAATAAAATTGATAGAGTAGTTTATACTTGGTATAAAGACAATGTACAAATTGGAGATAGCTTATTTATTCAAAATGCATCAAACTTAGATGGAGGAAGATACGTGTGTATAGCAACTCATCCTAATTGGACTTCACTAATAATAGAAGTCGCAGTTGTAACAATTGGAATAGGTTGTAATGAAATAAATGACATCTTATTACTTACTGATAGACGAACAAGTTTTTGTGCACAGGAAGAGATATTGCTTTCAGTCAATAGTATTGTCAATGATAATAATGTTTTCTATAATTGGTATAATAATGATGAACTTTTAAGTACAACTTCAAAAGATATTTCATTACATGAAACGGGAAACTATCATTTACAAGTAACATCTAACAATGGTTGTATTTATTATTCCGATACAGTAGTAATTAACCAATCTGATACTATTGCAACTCCTAAATTAGTCTATAGAAATGATAGAATTGAAATAGTAAATATTGATACTACAAAATATTATTCTTGGTACTATAATAATGAGTTAATCGCTCAGATAGATACATTTATATATCCTTCTAATTTAGGAGAATACAAAGTAATCAGTACAAATAATACAGCATGTAATTCAGCCGAAGGAATAATTAATATTTCTGATAAATCATTACTTACATCACTTTACAATCAGTTAATTACAATAGGAGCAAAAGTGTACCCAATACCAAGTTCTGATATTATAACTGTGGAATTATCAAATTTAACTTCTGTAAATAATGTTACATTTCATACTTTGACTGGTAAAAGTTTTGACGTAGGATTTTCAAACAAAAAAAACCAACTCCTTGTTGATGTCCATCACTTAAAAGTAGGTGTGTACATAATGGAATTATCTGTTATTTCAAAAAAGAAGTTTTATCAGAAGATTATAATTAATTGA